The following are from one region of the Rattus rattus isolate New Zealand chromosome 13, Rrattus_CSIRO_v1, whole genome shotgun sequence genome:
- the Cfap97d2 gene encoding uncharacterized protein CFAP97D2, translating into MHRVPQLTTPWANRDLQRAWEKTYQNHRKKVQNAQPLVDTRPPQTYSHFHLKFKKLKMEEERLSIIDRNNYLLLQRVASAMKTGRRTDGQNNFTWKR; encoded by the exons ATGCATAGAGTGCCCCAGCTGACCACCCCGTGGGCTAATAGAGACCTTCAGAGAGCCTGGGAGAAAACCTACCAGAACCACAGGAAAAAG GTCCAGAACGCCCAACCACTCGTGGACACCCGCCCACCACAGACTTACAGCCATTTCCACCTAAAGTTCAAGAAGTTGAAG atggaggaagagagactctcCATCATTGACAGAAACAACTACCTGCTTCTGCAGAGGGTGGCCTCCGCCATGAAAACCGGGAGACGGACTGATGGGCAAAATAACTTCACATGGAAAAGGTAA